A single region of the Thunnus maccoyii chromosome 10, fThuMac1.1, whole genome shotgun sequence genome encodes:
- the LOC121905477 gene encoding uncharacterized protein LOC121905477 — protein sequence MNIILSNSEIFWVRKRLPLHLDGELTDEDLRRAEDLIILRVLCTSTLCFSTKKNPACSQILPILQELEMHFAVEEGDSVFVSNLKKKVWVNLSKLYQSTEHDCGEDGSVTMQSEKSHENEEGVEREEEENLSI from the exons ATGAATATTATCCTTTCCAATTCGGAGATTTTCTGGGTCAGGAAGAGACTGCCGTTGCATCTAGATGGTGAG CTGACTGATGAAGATTTGAGGAGGGCAGAGGACCTCATCATTCTGAGAGTTTTATGCACATCCACGCTCTGCTTTTCTACTAAAAAGAACCCCGCATGTAGTCAGATCCTGCCAATTCTCCAAGAGCTCGAGATGCATTTTGCTGTTGAAGAGGGAGACTCAGTATTTGTATCCAACCTGAAGAAGAAAGTTTGGGTAAACCTGTCAAAACTGTACCAG TCAACAGAGCATGACTGTGGAGAAGATGGTAGTGTCACAATGCAATCCGAGAAAAGCCATGAGAATGAGGAAGGagtggagagggaggaagaggagaatcTAAGTATATGA